TAATTTTCACGGGATTTTTAGACCCTACAGCTATTATCATATTTTTAATTCACGTTTTTAACCCATTATAATAAAAGTTTATCCATGGTAACAATTAAGGTTGGAGCGTTAGCTGATTCAGGGGACCTATACCCGTTTATACCTTTAATGGAAGGGAAAATTAAACCTGAAGGTTTTAATTTAGAGTTTGAAATAATACCAACTGTTCAAGATATAAATGAGGCAGTACTTAAAAAGGAGGTTGACGTATCAGTTCCATCTGTTGCTATGTATCCCTATATTCAAGATGATTATTACATATTAAGTAATGCAGTAGCTACTGCAACTGATGGAATAACTGGGATGCCTATTTTAAGTATTAGAGAGATGAAAGAAGATGAAATAACTAAGAGTAGACTAATAGTACATGGACAAAATACTACCGCGTTCACACTTTACAAGCTCTTAATAGGGAGATACGGAAAATTGGTAATAGTAAGAAGAGTTTTAGACGAAATTAAGGCTTTAGGTAAAGAAGGGGATGTACTAGTAGCAGTCCATGAAATCAAAATGATGTATGCTTTAAAGAAGCTAGGTATCAATGTGGTTAAACTTGGAAGCATGTGGGATATGTGGAAGAATTTATCAAAAGGAATACCCATGCCTATGGGAATGGTAGTATTTTCTAAAGAATTGGGAAGGGAATTAGCTTTAAAGTTTAAGGAAGTCTATGAGAAAAGTAAAAAATACGCAGAAACACATTTAGATGAGATAATACCAAAAGATGTTGAAATAATGAGAGAGTCACAAAAGGCTGATATTGATGAAGAGATCGTAAGAAAAACAATTTGGGCTGATATCGAGGAGTATAATGTACCAATAGATCAAGTTAAAAGAGGCTTAGAGTTCTTTTACAAAGTATGTGAAGAGAGAGGAATATTACCTAGAGTTAGGAACATAGATTTGATTTAATATCTTCTTTTGCTTCTTTTCGGTTAATGGTATTAACCTAACATCTATTAGTACAACATTTTCATATTTACTTATTAAATTTTTAACTCTCCTTTTTATTTTATATGCCTTGCCGAGAGTTATATCAGTCGGTAATGCTACATAAACATGGACTGCGTAAAATGATCCAAGTCTCCTTAAATAAAGATTCACCACATTTATTTTCTTAGAAATCAATTCATTAATAATATGATATTTTAAGGGACAGTTGCAAGAGGCGCCTAAGAGAGATAAAATGGAATCTTTTAGCTCTTTAATTAGATCAGTAATAGTAAATGTGATTATGCTAAGCGTTACAAATATTACTAAGAGTTTATTTTCTTTAATCAGACTTATACCCGCTATAGCTTCCGTAATTCCATCTAATAGCGAATGCTTCATGTCATTACTTATTATTGCTAAATACCTATATTTTCTTTCAATAAAATAGATAACAAATGAATAAATACTATTTACAAATATGATAAAGGAAAACCAAGGAGGTATGTTAGATATTATACTGCCTTCCTTATTATAATAGAGCATGTTCATAATTAAATTAGCTGATAGATAAGCAATAAATATTGAGGCTATAAGTATTGCTAAACTCTCTAAGTTATAAAGACCCCAAGGAAATCTCCTCGATTTCATATTTATTTTTACTAAAGTAATATAAAAGAGGAAAGCTAATAAAGAGTCTATTATCGCATGATAAGAGTCAGCTAATAAAACATAAGAATTATATAATATTCCGTATATTATTTCTAGAACAAAAAAGGGTATAAGGAAGACACCAGTTATCAAAAAGATATTGGACACTCTCCTTAAAATTTTGACCGAAATCAAGTCTCATCACCACGCAAAAACTGATAGATAAAAGTAAATACTACATTAATTATATACCATTACCGCTATAAATTATTAACGCAAATGTTTATTGCATTTAAGAAGCTTACTTTGTATAACTGTTATGTTTAGTTCTAGAATATTTTATTTAATTATATAGATATCACGCACAAATTTATATGGTATGAATAAGATGTAATATTTTAAATTTTATTTATAGTATATTTTATAAATAAATTTTCACAAATATGATAGAGCAAAAGTTATAAATGAGTAAGAAAAAATGTATATAGTGTGAGAAAAATGACTGAGGAAAAGAATAGTAAAATTGAAACTT
The genomic region above belongs to Saccharolobus caldissimus and contains:
- a CDS encoding cation transporter, with the protein product MISVKILRRVSNIFLITGVFLIPFFVLEIIYGILYNSYVLLADSYHAIIDSLLAFLFYITLVKINMKSRRFPWGLYNLESLAILIASIFIAYLSANLIMNMLYYNKEGSIISNIPPWFSFIIFVNSIYSFVIYFIERKYRYLAIISNDMKHSLLDGITEAIAGISLIKENKLLVIFVTLSIITFTITDLIKELKDSILSLLGASCNCPLKYHIINELISKKINVVNLYLRRLGSFYAVHVYVALPTDITLGKAYKIKRRVKNLISKYENVVLIDVRLIPLTEKKQKKILNQIYVPNSR
- a CDS encoding menaquinone biosynthesis family protein, producing MVTIKVGALADSGDLYPFIPLMEGKIKPEGFNLEFEIIPTVQDINEAVLKKEVDVSVPSVAMYPYIQDDYYILSNAVATATDGITGMPILSIREMKEDEITKSRLIVHGQNTTAFTLYKLLIGRYGKLVIVRRVLDEIKALGKEGDVLVAVHEIKMMYALKKLGINVVKLGSMWDMWKNLSKGIPMPMGMVVFSKELGRELALKFKEVYEKSKKYAETHLDEIIPKDVEIMRESQKADIDEEIVRKTIWADIEEYNVPIDQVKRGLEFFYKVCEERGILPRVRNIDLI